A genomic stretch from Anabrus simplex isolate iqAnaSimp1 chromosome 2, ASM4041472v1, whole genome shotgun sequence includes:
- the LOC137498435 gene encoding uncharacterized protein → MPHPTEEMWKATVKDFQERWNFPNCLGSVDGKHVVIQALPNSGSQYFNYKKTFSVVLLALVDANYNFIAVDIGSYGKNSDGGVWAHSNIGKAFEQDALSVPGYTQLPGSSVAVPHVIEGDEAFPLKSYIMRPYPGQQLDRTKRIFNYRLSRARRVVENTFGILTQKFRIYNRRIQSKPESVDNIILVTCVLHNFIRKYDDSVFTLINETSDSTNQEFVNPQLQNLHPRGGNSTREAFCIRDKLKDYFCSEAGSVPWQEHI, encoded by the coding sequence ATGCCTCATCCAACAGAAGAAATGTGGAAAGCCACAGTGAAAGACTTCCAAGAACGCTGGAATTTTCCGAACTGTTTGGGATCAGTTGATGGTAAACACGTCGTCATTCAGGCTCTGCCGAACAGTGGCTCCCAGTATTTCAATTataagaaaacattttcagttgttttattAGCACTTGTAGATGCCAACTATAACTTCATTGCTGTCGACATTGGATCGTACGGTAAGAACAGCGATGGAGGTGTCTGGGCTCATTCTAATATTGGGAAAGCTTTTGAACAAGATGCCTTATCAGTTCCTGGATATACACAACTGCCAGGTTCGTCCGTTGCAGTACCACATGTAATAGAGGGTGACGAGGCATTCCCTTTAAAGTCATATATTATGAGACCGTATCCAGGCCAACAATTGGACAGAACAAAGCGAATATTCAACTATCGACTCAGCCGTGCTCGGAGGGTAGTTGAAAACACTTTCGGTATTCTAACCCAGAAATTTCGAATTTACAACAGACGAATTCAATCAAAGCCGGAAAGCGTTGATAACATAATACTAGTGACTTGTGTGCTACATAATTTCATTAGAAAGTATGACGACAGTGTTTTCACGCTTATAAATGAAACAAGTGATTCCACAAACCAAGAGTTTGTCAATCCACAGCTCCAAAACTTACACCCTCGTGGTGGGAATTCGACCAGAGAGGCTTTCTGCATAAGGGATAAGTTAAAAGATTATTTCTGCTCAGAAGCTGGTTCAGTACCGTGGCAAGAACACATATGA